From the genome of Streptomyces sp. V1I1, one region includes:
- a CDS encoding serine hydrolase: MADLRDTLETHVRKGSVPGAVGLVARGDRVEAEAVGYVDVEATVPMVRDSIFRIASITKPIVAAAVMMLVEDGRIALDDPVGQWLPELASPSVVRTPAAPVDDVVPAVRPITVFHLLSSRAGYGFPSDFSLPAVAPLFSELKQGPPQPQTVPPPDQWMARLSRIPLLHQPGDGWLYNISSDLQGVLIARVTGQPLPEFLAERLFEPLGMADTAFAVPAAKLDRFTSYYRTDSEGALELVDAADGQWSSPPAFPSGAGGLVSTVDDWLAFGRMLLAGGTAGGRRLLSPESVRQMTTNHLTPSERESAGLFLEGMGWGFGGAVDVEAVEPWSVPGRYGWVGGTRTAAHVTPSTGAVTIVLSQLQMGGPSFPELMRDFWRYAADV, translated from the coding sequence ATGGCCGATCTGCGCGACACGCTGGAGACGCACGTCAGAAAGGGCTCGGTGCCGGGAGCGGTTGGCCTGGTGGCCCGCGGTGACCGGGTCGAGGCGGAGGCCGTGGGGTACGTCGACGTCGAGGCCACCGTCCCGATGGTCAGGGATTCGATCTTCCGCATCGCATCGATCACCAAACCCATCGTCGCCGCGGCCGTCATGATGCTGGTCGAGGACGGCCGGATCGCGCTGGACGACCCGGTCGGGCAGTGGCTGCCGGAGCTGGCCTCACCGAGCGTCGTCCGTACGCCGGCCGCGCCGGTGGACGACGTGGTCCCGGCGGTCCGGCCGATCACCGTCTTCCATCTGCTCAGCTCCCGTGCCGGGTACGGCTTCCCCTCCGACTTCTCACTGCCCGCGGTCGCGCCGCTGTTCAGCGAGCTGAAGCAGGGACCGCCGCAGCCGCAGACCGTCCCCCCGCCGGACCAGTGGATGGCGAGGCTGTCCCGCATTCCGCTGCTGCACCAGCCGGGCGACGGATGGCTTTACAACATCAGCTCCGACCTTCAGGGCGTGCTGATCGCAAGGGTCACGGGCCAACCGCTGCCCGAGTTCCTGGCCGAGCGGCTGTTCGAGCCGCTCGGGATGGCCGATACCGCATTCGCGGTACCGGCCGCCAAGCTCGACCGGTTCACCAGCTACTACCGGACCGATTCCGAGGGTGCACTCGAGCTGGTCGACGCCGCCGACGGGCAGTGGAGCAGCCCACCGGCGTTCCCGTCCGGCGCCGGCGGGCTGGTCTCGACCGTCGACGACTGGCTCGCCTTCGGCCGGATGCTGCTCGCCGGAGGGACGGCCGGTGGCCGCCGGCTGCTGTCGCCCGAGTCGGTGCGGCAGATGACCACCAATCACCTGACCCCGTCCGAGCGTGAGTCTGCCGGGTTGTTCCTCGAGGGGATGGGCTGGGGTTTCGGCGGCGCGGTCGATGTCGAGGCCGTCGAACCGTGGAGCGTGCCGGGACGCTACGGCTGGGTCGGCGGCACCCGTACGGCCGCGCACGTCACACCGTCCACCGGCGCGGTCACCATCGTGCTCAGCCAGCTGCAGATGGGCGGCCCCAGCTTCCCTGAGCTGATGCGGGACTTCTGGCGGTACGCGGCCGACGTCTGA
- a CDS encoding nuclear transport factor 2 family protein, translated as MTDAPAVLHVPTAMGARGRGPVRDFYRRWFIGRNPRDFTLETLTRTTGDDRIVEEMLASFTHDIEVPWILPGVAPTGKAISIAVIAVVSCDGILIASEHIYWDQASVLGQAGLIEPSTMARLPVAIDQRATLTDGPLNELAGVGRRPLPG; from the coding sequence ATGACGGACGCACCAGCGGTGCTCCATGTGCCCACTGCCATGGGCGCCCGCGGCAGGGGACCCGTGCGCGACTTCTACCGCCGCTGGTTCATCGGCCGCAATCCACGGGACTTCACGCTTGAGACCCTGACCCGGACCACCGGCGACGACCGCATCGTCGAGGAGATGCTGGCCTCGTTCACCCATGACATTGAAGTCCCCTGGATCCTCCCCGGCGTGGCCCCGACAGGGAAGGCGATAAGCATCGCGGTCATAGCGGTCGTGTCGTGCGACGGCATCCTGATCGCGAGCGAGCACATCTACTGGGATCAGGCATCGGTCCTGGGGCAGGCGGGGCTGATCGAGCCCTCCACCATGGCACGGCTGCCGGTGGCGATCGATCAGCGCGCCACGCTGACCGACGGCCCTCTCAATGAACTGGCGGGCGTCGGCCGGCGTCCCCTGCCGGGGTGA
- a CDS encoding S-(hydroxymethyl)mycothiol dehydrogenase produces MTHQVRAVVARGKGAPVSLETIIVPDPGPGEALVNIEACGVCHTDLHYREGGISDDFPFLLGHEAAGRVEAVGEGVTEVAPGDFVILNWRAVCGQCRACLRGRPWYCFNTHNAKQKMTLADGTELSPALGIGAFAEKTLVAAGQCTKVDERASAAVAGLLGCGVMAGIGAAINTGAVGRGDSVAVIGCGGVGDAAIAGSRLAGAAKIIAVDIDERKLATAKKIGATHTVNSKETDPVEAVRELTGGFGADVVIEAVGRPETYKQAFYARDLAGTVVLVGVPTPEMKLELPLLDVFGRGGSLKSSWYGDCLPSRDFPMLIDLHLQGRLDLDAFVTETIALDDVEKAFERMHHGDVLRSVVVF; encoded by the coding sequence ATGACTCACCAGGTCCGTGCTGTCGTCGCGCGAGGGAAAGGCGCCCCCGTCAGCCTGGAAACAATCATCGTGCCTGACCCCGGCCCGGGTGAGGCGCTGGTGAACATCGAGGCCTGCGGGGTTTGCCACACCGATCTGCACTATCGCGAGGGCGGCATCAGCGACGACTTCCCCTTCCTGCTCGGCCATGAGGCCGCGGGTCGGGTCGAGGCGGTCGGCGAGGGTGTCACCGAGGTCGCGCCGGGCGACTTTGTCATCCTGAACTGGCGTGCGGTCTGCGGCCAGTGCCGGGCCTGTCTGCGAGGGCGCCCCTGGTACTGCTTCAACACCCACAACGCCAAGCAGAAGATGACCCTCGCCGACGGCACCGAGCTGTCCCCGGCCCTGGGCATCGGCGCATTCGCCGAGAAGACGCTGGTGGCGGCCGGGCAGTGTACGAAGGTCGACGAGCGGGCGTCGGCCGCGGTCGCAGGGCTCCTGGGCTGCGGTGTGATGGCGGGCATCGGCGCCGCCATCAACACCGGCGCCGTCGGGCGTGGTGATTCCGTCGCCGTCATCGGCTGTGGCGGCGTGGGCGACGCGGCGATCGCCGGGTCCCGGCTCGCGGGCGCGGCGAAGATCATCGCGGTGGACATCGACGAGCGGAAGCTGGCCACCGCGAAGAAGATCGGCGCAACCCACACGGTCAACTCCAAGGAGACCGATCCGGTCGAGGCGGTCCGCGAACTGACCGGCGGCTTCGGTGCGGACGTCGTCATCGAGGCCGTCGGCCGCCCGGAGACGTACAAGCAGGCCTTCTACGCCCGCGACCTCGCCGGGACCGTCGTCCTCGTCGGCGTCCCGACTCCGGAGATGAAGCTCGAGCTTCCGCTGCTGGACGTCTTCGGACGCGGCGGATCGCTCAAGTCGTCCTGGTACGGGGACTGCCTCCCGAGCCGCGACTTCCCGATGCTGATCGACCTCCATCTGCAGGGGCGCCTGGATCTGGATGCGTTCGTGACAGAGACGATCGCGCTCGACGATGTCGAGAAGGCCTTCGAGCGGATGCATCACGGTGACGTGCTGCGCTCGGTGGTGGTCTTCTGA
- a CDS encoding MBL fold metallo-hydrolase yields the protein MTAGIDRLGTSGTFSLDGGTWDVDNNVWIVGDDREAVVIDAAHDADAIAAALGGRTLRAIVCTHAHNDHIDAAPALADRTGAPILLHPDDLPLWKQTHSERLPDAELADGQVLTVAGVDLTVLHTPGHAPGAVCLYAPALNALFSGDTLFAGGPGATGRSYSHFGTIIESIRDRLLALPGDTVVHTGHGDTTTIAAEAPHLQEWIDRGF from the coding sequence ATGACCGCAGGCATCGACCGACTGGGCACCTCCGGCACCTTCTCCCTGGACGGCGGCACCTGGGACGTCGACAACAACGTGTGGATCGTCGGCGACGACCGGGAAGCGGTCGTCATCGACGCCGCGCACGACGCGGACGCCATCGCTGCCGCGCTCGGGGGCCGGACGCTTCGCGCGATCGTCTGCACACACGCCCACAACGACCACATCGACGCCGCCCCGGCGCTCGCCGACCGGACCGGCGCTCCGATTCTGCTGCACCCGGACGACCTTCCGTTGTGGAAGCAGACCCACTCCGAGCGGCTGCCCGACGCCGAACTGGCCGACGGGCAGGTCCTGACAGTGGCGGGTGTCGATCTGACGGTGCTGCACACCCCCGGGCACGCCCCCGGAGCGGTCTGCCTGTACGCGCCGGCTCTGAACGCCCTTTTCAGCGGTGACACGCTCTTCGCGGGCGGGCCGGGGGCGACGGGTCGGTCGTACAGCCACTTCGGCACCATCATCGAGTCGATCCGGGACCGGCTGCTGGCGTTGCCGGGCGACACTGTCGTGCACACCGGCCATGGGGATACGACCACCATCGCCGCGGAGGCCCCGCATCTTCAGGAGTGGATCGACCGCGGGTTCTGA
- a CDS encoding L-serine ammonia-lyase, with amino-acid sequence MSISVFDLFKVGIGPSSSHTVGPMKAARLFVTALDEDGLLSRAVSVRGELFGSLGATGHGHGSDKAVLLGLEGEDPETVDTDTVDDRVHRIRETGRLRLLGVKEVHFSEPEHLVVHRRRTLPFHPNGMRFQALDHEGGELRTRTYYSVGGGFVVDESATGADRIKPDDTPVRLPFRSASELLLRAYESGLPLSGVMLVNELSWRSESEVRAGLLRIWTVMRECVDRGCSRTETTLPGGLKVPRRAPQLLRTLDEDAQSADPLKVMDWVNLFALAVNEENASGGRIVTAPTNGAAGIVPAVLHYYTRFVPGADEDGVVRFLLAAGAVGALFKENASISGAEVGCQGEVGSACSMAAAGLAEALGGTPEQVENAAEIGMEHNLGLTCDPVGGLVQIPCIERNAIASVKAINAARMALRGDGTHVVSLDKVIKTMRETGADMKVKYKETSRGGLAVNVIEC; translated from the coding sequence GTGTCGATCAGCGTCTTCGACCTGTTCAAAGTGGGTATCGGGCCCTCCAGCTCGCACACGGTGGGGCCGATGAAGGCCGCCCGCCTCTTCGTCACCGCACTGGACGAGGACGGTCTGCTGTCCCGCGCCGTCTCGGTGCGGGGAGAGCTCTTCGGATCCCTCGGCGCCACCGGCCACGGTCACGGCAGCGACAAGGCGGTCCTCCTGGGCCTGGAGGGCGAGGACCCCGAAACCGTCGACACCGACACCGTGGACGACCGCGTGCACCGGATCCGCGAGACGGGCCGGCTGCGACTCCTGGGCGTCAAGGAGGTGCACTTCAGCGAGCCCGAGCACCTGGTGGTGCACCGCCGTCGCACCCTTCCCTTCCACCCCAACGGCATGCGGTTCCAGGCCCTGGACCACGAGGGCGGCGAGCTGAGGACGCGTACGTACTACTCGGTGGGCGGGGGCTTCGTCGTCGATGAGAGCGCGACAGGAGCCGACCGGATCAAACCCGACGACACGCCCGTACGCCTCCCCTTCCGCTCCGCGTCCGAACTGCTACTGCGCGCCTACGAGTCCGGTCTGCCCCTCAGCGGAGTAATGCTCGTCAACGAACTGTCCTGGCGGAGCGAGAGCGAGGTCCGAGCCGGCCTGCTGCGGATCTGGACCGTGATGCGGGAGTGCGTCGACCGCGGCTGCTCACGAACGGAGACCACCCTGCCCGGTGGGCTGAAGGTGCCACGTCGCGCTCCCCAGCTGCTGCGCACCCTCGACGAGGACGCACAGTCCGCGGACCCGCTGAAGGTCATGGACTGGGTCAATCTCTTCGCCCTGGCCGTGAACGAGGAGAACGCCTCGGGCGGCCGCATAGTGACGGCGCCCACCAACGGCGCCGCCGGGATCGTGCCTGCGGTGCTCCACTACTACACCCGCTTCGTTCCCGGGGCCGACGAAGACGGAGTCGTCCGCTTTCTGCTCGCCGCCGGCGCGGTGGGAGCACTGTTCAAGGAGAACGCCTCGATCTCCGGGGCGGAGGTGGGCTGCCAGGGCGAGGTCGGGTCGGCCTGCTCAATGGCTGCCGCCGGTCTTGCCGAAGCACTCGGCGGCACGCCGGAACAGGTCGAGAACGCGGCCGAGATCGGCATGGAGCACAACCTCGGACTGACCTGCGACCCGGTCGGGGGCCTGGTCCAGATCCCCTGCATCGAGCGGAACGCCATCGCTTCGGTCAAGGCGATCAATGCGGCGCGGATGGCGCTGCGCGGCGACGGCACTCATGTGGTCTCGCTCGACAAGGTCATCAAGACCATGCGCGAGACCGGCGCCGACATGAAGGTGAAGTACAAGGAGACCTCGCGCGGAGGCCTCGCGGTCAACGTCATCGAGTGCTGA
- a CDS encoding bifunctional 3-phenylpropionate/cinnamic acid dioxygenase ferredoxin subunit: MMIPACRLADLPRGEAYRLDIDPPVSVFHTDDGEVFAIDDTCTHQDASLADGWLEGREVECPLHASKFDLRTGAVDSPPAKLPVRTHQVLIEDGMIYVQPSTAAPNLPPCIAARLAGGLA, translated from the coding sequence ATGATGATTCCCGCGTGCCGTCTCGCGGATCTGCCGCGAGGCGAGGCCTACCGGCTCGACATCGATCCGCCCGTCTCGGTGTTCCACACCGATGACGGCGAGGTCTTCGCCATCGACGACACTTGCACCCACCAGGATGCGTCGCTCGCCGACGGCTGGCTGGAGGGCCGCGAGGTCGAATGCCCGCTGCATGCCTCGAAGTTCGACCTCCGGACGGGGGCCGTCGACTCACCGCCTGCCAAGCTCCCCGTCCGCACCCATCAGGTCCTGATCGAGGACGGCATGATCTACGTCCAGCCGTCCACGGCGGCTCCGAATCTTCCGCCCTGCATCGCGGCACGGCTCGCCGGAGGTCTCGCGTGA
- a CDS encoding NAD(P)/FAD-dependent oxidoreductase, translating to MRTVAVVGASLAGLSAARSLRKQGYDGRLVVIGDEPHRPYDRPPLSKEFLAGTIREADLALEADGEDLQAEWLLGVRAAGFDPGDHAVRLADGRSVRADGVVVATGATARTLPGGEGLAGVHTLRTLDEARALRADLARGGRLVVIGGGFIGAEVASTAYGLGLDVTVIEAAPTPLAGPLGEAMGGIVSTLHADHGVRLLCGVGVKGLSGAARVEAVLLEDGRSIPADTVVVGVGARPCVEWLEGSGVVLDDGVKCGADGRTSVSGVVAVGDCASWYDPVAGVHRRVEHWTGARERPVAAVAALLSGGAATPAVPKPPYFWSDQYGVRIQFAGHSAGADSVTVEEGLPDDRSFLAVYRRSGHPVAVLGMNQPRLFTLWRKQLAAATL from the coding sequence GTGAGGACCGTGGCCGTGGTGGGCGCCTCGCTCGCCGGACTGTCGGCCGCGCGTTCCCTGCGCAAGCAGGGCTACGACGGACGGCTCGTCGTGATCGGTGACGAGCCGCACCGCCCGTACGACAGGCCGCCGCTGTCCAAGGAGTTCCTCGCCGGCACGATCCGTGAAGCGGATCTCGCGCTGGAGGCGGACGGCGAGGACCTGCAGGCGGAGTGGCTGCTCGGCGTGCGGGCCGCAGGATTCGACCCCGGTGACCACGCCGTCCGGCTTGCGGACGGCCGGTCCGTCCGGGCCGACGGGGTCGTCGTCGCCACGGGTGCGACCGCGCGCACGCTTCCGGGCGGCGAGGGCCTCGCCGGAGTGCATACGCTGCGCACCCTGGACGAAGCCCGTGCCCTGCGGGCCGACCTCGCCCGGGGCGGGCGGCTGGTGGTGATCGGCGGCGGGTTCATCGGCGCCGAGGTCGCCTCGACCGCGTACGGCCTGGGACTTGACGTGACGGTCATCGAGGCGGCGCCGACTCCGCTGGCCGGACCGCTCGGCGAGGCAATGGGCGGCATCGTCTCCACGCTCCATGCGGACCACGGCGTACGCCTGCTGTGCGGCGTCGGCGTCAAAGGGCTGAGCGGGGCGGCTCGCGTCGAGGCGGTCCTGCTCGAGGACGGCCGCAGCATCCCGGCCGACACGGTCGTCGTAGGCGTGGGCGCCCGCCCGTGCGTCGAGTGGCTGGAGGGATCCGGCGTCGTACTGGACGACGGCGTCAAGTGCGGCGCGGACGGCCGCACAAGCGTGTCCGGTGTGGTCGCGGTCGGCGACTGTGCCTCCTGGTACGACCCGGTCGCCGGGGTCCACCGTCGCGTCGAGCACTGGACCGGCGCGCGGGAACGGCCCGTCGCGGCCGTGGCCGCGCTGCTTTCCGGCGGTGCGGCGACGCCGGCGGTGCCCAAGCCGCCGTACTTCTGGTCGGACCAGTACGGCGTACGGATCCAGTTCGCCGGGCATTCCGCCGGGGCCGACAGTGTGACCGTCGAGGAGGGGCTCCCGGACGACCGCAGCTTCCTGGCGGTCTACAGGCGGTCGGGGCATCCGGTCGCGGTCCTCGGGATGAACCAGCCGCGCCTGTTCACCCTCTGGCGCAAGCAGCTCGCTGCCGCCACGCTCTGA
- a CDS encoding aromatic ring-hydroxylating dioxygenase subunit alpha, with amino-acid sequence MTSTSLPDSLIATLPGSYYTDPGIFAQEQERIFEAMWFCVARSSDLARPGAFRTVDVGRESILVTRARDNSVRAFFNVCRHRGAKLCTEETGEVKRAFQCPYHAWTYDLTGKLVAAPNLTKMPDVGRVEYGLANVASREWLGYVWVCLAENPPSFEEQVIGEVVARLGDVESIERYDMESLEVGRRIVYDVKANWKLIIENFMECYHCATIHPELTEVLPEFADGYAAQYYVGHGAEFGAEIQGFTVDGSEGLDRIPGVSEDQDRRYYAITVPPQVFINLVPDHVIFHRMYPVAVDRTIVECDWLYLKDVVDSGRDVTRSVELFDRVNRQDFDACERCQPAMSSRLYAKGGVLVPSEHHIGAFHDWIHERLGTRQAE; translated from the coding sequence GTGACCTCGACCAGCCTGCCGGACAGCCTGATCGCCACGCTCCCCGGCTCCTATTACACCGATCCCGGGATCTTCGCGCAGGAGCAGGAGCGCATCTTCGAGGCGATGTGGTTCTGCGTCGCGCGCTCCTCCGACCTGGCCAGGCCCGGCGCCTTCCGGACCGTCGACGTGGGCCGCGAGAGCATCCTCGTCACCCGGGCCCGGGACAACTCCGTCCGAGCCTTCTTCAATGTCTGCCGGCACCGCGGCGCCAAGCTCTGCACGGAGGAGACCGGCGAGGTCAAGCGCGCCTTCCAGTGCCCGTACCACGCTTGGACGTACGACCTGACGGGCAAGCTCGTCGCGGCGCCCAACCTCACGAAGATGCCCGACGTCGGCCGTGTCGAGTACGGCCTGGCGAATGTGGCCTCTCGCGAATGGCTGGGCTATGTCTGGGTCTGTCTGGCGGAGAACCCGCCCTCCTTCGAGGAACAGGTCATCGGTGAGGTCGTCGCACGGCTCGGCGATGTGGAGTCGATCGAGCGCTACGACATGGAAAGCCTCGAAGTCGGCAGGCGGATCGTCTACGACGTGAAGGCGAACTGGAAGCTCATCATCGAGAACTTCATGGAGTGCTACCACTGCGCCACGATCCACCCGGAGCTCACGGAGGTTCTGCCGGAGTTCGCCGACGGCTATGCCGCGCAGTACTACGTCGGCCACGGCGCCGAATTCGGCGCGGAGATACAGGGCTTCACCGTGGACGGCTCCGAAGGCCTGGACCGCATCCCCGGGGTCTCCGAGGACCAGGACCGCCGCTACTACGCGATCACCGTCCCGCCGCAGGTGTTCATCAACCTCGTCCCCGACCACGTGATCTTCCACCGGATGTACCCGGTCGCCGTCGACCGCACGATCGTCGAGTGCGACTGGCTCTACCTCAAGGACGTGGTGGACAGCGGCAGGGATGTCACCCGGTCCGTGGAGCTCTTCGACCGGGTCAACCGGCAGGACTTCGACGCCTGCGAGCGCTGCCAGCCCGCGATGAGCTCCCGCCTGTACGCCAAGGGCGGGGTACTCGTACCCAGCGAGCACCACATCGGCGCGTTCCACGACTGGATCCACGAGCGCCTGGGCACCCGGCAGGCGGAGTAG
- a CDS encoding IclR family transcriptional regulator: MSNYSPDTETTGSQPGGVQSVDRAISVLEILAQHGEAGVSDVAAEIDVHKSTAFRLLGALEARGLVEQAGERGKYRLGFGIVRLAGAVTGRIDITQQGRPVCERLAEEIGETVNVAVMQEHYAINLFQVRGPAAVGAHNWVGQLTPLHATSSGKILLAHLPAKERAELLAQTGLKKMTPRTVTAKTKLEKNLAEAREHGYSWTLGELELGLHAMAAPVRSRDGEVIAALSASGPSYRFTEERMREVAPLLIKGAEEISHRMGYLG; the protein is encoded by the coding sequence GTGAGCAACTACAGTCCAGATACCGAAACGACCGGATCGCAGCCCGGCGGAGTCCAGTCCGTCGACCGTGCCATCAGTGTGCTGGAAATCCTTGCCCAACACGGTGAAGCGGGCGTCAGTGACGTGGCAGCCGAGATCGACGTCCATAAATCCACCGCATTCCGCCTGCTCGGCGCACTTGAGGCGCGCGGTCTGGTGGAGCAGGCGGGCGAGCGCGGCAAGTACCGCCTCGGCTTCGGCATCGTGCGCCTGGCCGGCGCGGTCACGGGCCGCATCGACATCACGCAGCAGGGCCGCCCGGTCTGCGAGCGCCTCGCCGAGGAGATCGGCGAGACCGTGAACGTCGCCGTCATGCAGGAGCACTACGCGATCAATCTCTTTCAGGTGCGCGGCCCTGCGGCGGTGGGGGCGCACAACTGGGTCGGCCAGCTGACCCCGCTGCACGCCACCTCCAGCGGCAAGATCCTGCTGGCCCACCTGCCCGCCAAGGAGCGTGCCGAGCTCCTGGCGCAGACAGGCCTCAAGAAGATGACCCCGCGCACCGTGACCGCGAAGACAAAGCTCGAGAAGAACCTCGCCGAGGCCAGAGAACACGGCTACTCCTGGACCCTTGGGGAACTGGAGCTCGGACTGCACGCCATGGCCGCGCCGGTCCGCTCCCGGGACGGAGAGGTCATCGCGGCGCTCAGCGCGTCAGGGCCCTCGTACCGCTTTACCGAGGAGCGCATGCGCGAGGTCGCCCCGCTGCTGATCAAGGGGGCCGAGGAGATCAGTCACCGAATGGGCTACCTGGGCTGA
- the betA gene encoding choline dehydrogenase, producing MAPLQYDFVIVGGGSAGSALANRLSADPGNRVLVLEAGRSDYPWDVFIHMPAALTYPIGSRFYDWKYESEPEPNMGGRRVYHARGKVLGGSSSINGMIFQRGNPMDYERWAADPGMETWDYAHCLPYFQRMENCLAADPDDEFRGHDGPLVLERGPASSPLFPAFLEAVQEAGYPRTDDVNGYRQEGFAPFDRNVHRGRRLSASKAYLKPVKRRPNLDVKTRALVTRVLFEGKRAVGVEYRRGRGKPQQVRAREVILCGGAINSPQLLQLSGVGNAKELSALGIDVVHDLPGVGENMQDHLEVYVQYACKQPVSMQPYMAKWRAPFIGLQWLFRKGPAATNHFEAGGFARSNEDVDYPNLMFHFLPIAVRYDGSSPSGGHGYQVHVGPMYSDALGSVKIKSKDPREHPALRFNYLSTEQDRREWVEAIRVTRKLLNQPALAPYNDGEISPGPSVESDEEILAWVAKEGETALHPSCTCKMGTDEMAVVDPESMRVRGVEGLRVVDASVMPYVTNGNIYAPVMMIAEKAADLILGKKPLPPSKARYYRHRDPR from the coding sequence ATGGCTCCCCTGCAGTACGACTTCGTCATCGTCGGCGGCGGATCGGCCGGCAGCGCACTGGCGAACCGGCTCTCCGCTGATCCGGGCAACCGCGTGCTGGTCCTGGAGGCCGGCCGGTCCGACTATCCGTGGGACGTGTTCATCCACATGCCGGCGGCGCTGACCTACCCCATCGGCAGCCGCTTCTACGACTGGAAGTACGAATCCGAGCCCGAGCCCAACATGGGCGGCCGGCGCGTCTACCACGCCCGTGGCAAGGTGCTCGGCGGCTCCAGCAGCATCAACGGCATGATCTTCCAGCGCGGCAACCCCATGGACTACGAGCGGTGGGCGGCCGACCCGGGCATGGAGACCTGGGACTACGCCCACTGCCTGCCGTACTTCCAGCGCATGGAGAACTGCCTGGCGGCCGACCCCGACGACGAGTTCCGCGGCCACGACGGCCCCCTCGTCCTCGAACGCGGCCCGGCCTCCAGCCCGCTCTTCCCCGCCTTCCTCGAGGCCGTCCAGGAAGCCGGCTACCCCCGCACCGACGACGTCAACGGCTACCGGCAGGAAGGCTTCGCCCCCTTCGACCGCAACGTCCACCGCGGACGCCGCCTGTCGGCATCGAAGGCCTACCTCAAGCCCGTGAAGAGGCGGCCGAATCTTGACGTCAAGACCCGTGCCCTGGTCACCCGCGTGCTCTTCGAGGGCAAGCGCGCCGTCGGCGTCGAGTACCGGCGCGGCCGCGGCAAGCCCCAGCAGGTCCGCGCCCGCGAGGTCATCCTCTGCGGCGGCGCGATCAACTCCCCGCAGCTGCTGCAGCTCTCCGGCGTCGGCAACGCCAAGGAGCTGAGCGCGCTCGGCATCGACGTCGTCCATGACCTCCCGGGCGTCGGCGAGAACATGCAGGATCACCTGGAGGTGTACGTCCAGTACGCCTGCAAGCAGCCGGTCTCCATGCAGCCGTACATGGCGAAGTGGCGCGCCCCGTTCATCGGCCTCCAGTGGCTCTTCCGCAAGGGCCCGGCCGCGACCAACCACTTCGAGGCCGGCGGCTTCGCCCGCAGCAACGAGGACGTGGACTACCCCAACCTGATGTTCCACTTCCTGCCCATCGCGGTCCGCTACGACGGCTCCTCGCCCTCGGGCGGGCACGGCTACCAGGTGCATGTCGGACCCATGTACTCCGACGCCCTCGGCTCCGTGAAGATCAAGAGCAAGGACCCGCGCGAGCACCCGGCCCTGCGCTTCAACTACCTGTCCACGGAACAGGACCGCCGCGAGTGGGTCGAGGCGATCCGGGTGACCCGCAAGCTCCTCAACCAGCCCGCGCTCGCCCCGTACAACGACGGAGAGATCTCACCCGGGCCGTCCGTGGAGAGCGACGAGGAGATCCTTGCCTGGGTCGCGAAGGAGGGCGAGACGGCTCTGCACCCGTCCTGCACCTGCAAGATGGGCACCGACGAGATGGCCGTGGTCGACCCGGAGAGCATGCGGGTGCGCGGCGTGGAGGGGCTGCGCGTCGTGGACGCCTCCGTGATGCCGTACGTCACCAACGGGAACATCTACGCACCCGTGATGATGATCGCGGAGAAGGCCGCCGACCTCATCCTCGGCAAGAAGCCGCTTCCGCCCTCCAAGGCCCGGTACTACCGGCACCGCGACCCACGGTGA
- a CDS encoding 5,10-methylenetetrahydrofolate reductase encodes MRTLLKSVRYEVLPAKSTQDKVLAHVPRDVVVTVTASPAKGLEPTLDLATRLAAHGYRVVPHVPARLLRDGTHVAEVVHRLREAGVDDVFVPAGDADPPAGPYEGALPVLRHLAELGSPFARVGITGYPESHPLIDDDVTIQAMWDKHAHATYIVSNLCFDSRVLGEWVTRVRRRDVTLPVHVGVAGPVERTKLLAMAAKIGVGESARFLARHASWFVRFAVPGGYAPERLLRRSAPVLTAPSAGVAGLHLFTFNQIAETERWRQAMLDRLDGC; translated from the coding sequence GTGAGAACACTGCTGAAGAGCGTCCGCTACGAGGTCCTGCCGGCGAAGTCCACACAGGACAAGGTGCTCGCCCATGTGCCGCGCGACGTGGTGGTCACGGTCACCGCGTCGCCGGCCAAGGGTCTTGAGCCGACCCTTGACCTCGCCACCCGGCTGGCGGCGCACGGCTACCGCGTCGTGCCGCACGTGCCCGCGCGGCTGCTGCGGGACGGCACCCACGTGGCGGAGGTGGTCCACCGGCTGCGCGAGGCAGGCGTGGACGACGTCTTCGTACCTGCCGGGGACGCCGATCCGCCCGCAGGCCCGTACGAGGGCGCGCTGCCCGTGCTACGGCACCTCGCCGAGCTGGGCAGCCCCTTCGCCAGGGTCGGCATCACCGGCTACCCGGAGAGTCATCCGCTCATCGACGACGACGTGACCATCCAGGCGATGTGGGACAAGCACGCCCATGCGACGTACATAGTCAGCAACCTGTGCTTCGACTCGCGCGTGCTGGGGGAGTGGGTGACGCGGGTGCGGCGGCGCGATGTCACGCTCCCGGTGCACGTGGGCGTGGCCGGGCCCGTCGAGCGTACGAAGCTGCTGGCGATGGCGGCGAAGATCGGTGTGGGGGAGTCGGCGCGCTTCCTGGCCCGGCACGCCTCCTGGTTCGTGCGCTTCGCCGTGCCGGGCGGCTACGCGCCGGAGCGGCTGCTGCGGCGCAGTGCCCCCGTGCTGACCGCGCCTTCTGCGGGGGTGGCGGGCCTGCACCTGTTCACGTTCAACCAGATCGCCGAGACGGAGCGCTGGCGACAGGCCATGCTGGACCGCCTTGACGGTTGTTAG